A window from Deinococcus malanensis encodes these proteins:
- a CDS encoding esterase-like activity of phytase family protein, with the protein MKLTCVRLTALLALALSSAQAATLVGYAELKADTFAAGPASGAWNAGLRGEARFPSQPVQGFSGVQRDPSGQGFLFLSDNGFGARNNSADYLLRLHRVALTPATTARRAGQVSVGSFIELRDPDRKVPWQIVNEASPERRLTGADFDVEGFAIAPDGTLWVGDEFGPYLLHFSADGRLLEAPIGTPNLAGLPTLRGQSPVVVAHRGSSGTRPEHTLEAYRIAIEAGADFIEPDLVVTRDGVLVARHEPVIAVLSADGRVTEATADVATRPEFKDRARVKKLDGKDVYGYWAEDFTLAELKTLRAVERLPQLRGRAYDGRFEIPTLAEIIALVRDVEARTGRKVGLYPETKHPTFVTQAAGMNISQLLIDTLKKENFTDPARVFIQSFEVGNLKELRTRIMPAAGVNLPLVQLISSPDEAPYDWTAAGDKRTYGALTSDVALKEIAGYAAGVGPYKRWIIDDQGRTTDFVSRAHDAGLLVHPWTFRNEPTYLLPDYQNDPEAEMRQALRAGVDGFFTDFPATGARVVGQYTVPEVRSPQHHAYAQGVSSGAANLPGSGGFEGLNLSPDGQGLYALLEKTVAGDLPGQLRLMRFDLGRRQWTLAGRYALEPAGEAIGDLAPVNDHEYLVLERDNASGEAAKHKRVYLFNLREKNPDGTFKKTLIADLMNLRDPQKLAPSTTGGVFSFPYVTIENLLVLDARTILVANDNNFPATGGRGREVRDVSEFLWIGLDAPLKFAAGAGHRSAVRK; encoded by the coding sequence ATGAAACTCACATGTGTGCGTCTAACGGCCCTGCTGGCCCTGGCCCTGAGCTCCGCGCAGGCGGCGACCCTGGTGGGATATGCCGAACTGAAAGCCGACACCTTCGCGGCCGGACCGGCCAGTGGCGCCTGGAACGCCGGGCTGCGCGGGGAAGCCCGCTTTCCGTCGCAGCCGGTGCAGGGCTTTTCTGGTGTGCAGCGGGACCCCTCGGGTCAGGGCTTCCTGTTCCTGAGTGACAACGGCTTCGGCGCCCGGAACAATTCGGCCGACTATCTGTTGCGGCTGCACCGTGTGGCCCTGACACCAGCCACCACTGCCAGGCGGGCCGGACAGGTCAGCGTGGGCAGCTTTATCGAACTGCGCGATCCCGACCGCAAGGTGCCGTGGCAGATCGTGAACGAGGCCAGCCCCGAGCGGCGGCTGACCGGCGCCGACTTCGACGTGGAGGGCTTTGCCATTGCGCCGGACGGGACCCTGTGGGTGGGCGACGAGTTCGGGCCCTACCTGCTGCACTTCTCGGCGGATGGCCGGCTGCTTGAAGCGCCCATCGGCACCCCCAATCTTGCCGGCCTGCCCACCCTGCGCGGGCAAAGTCCCGTGGTGGTCGCCCACCGGGGCAGCTCCGGCACCCGCCCCGAGCACACCCTGGAAGCCTACCGGATCGCCATTGAGGCCGGCGCAGACTTTATCGAGCCGGACCTGGTGGTCACCAGAGACGGCGTGCTGGTCGCCCGCCACGAACCGGTGATCGCGGTGCTGTCGGCAGACGGCAGGGTGACGGAGGCCACCGCCGACGTCGCCACGCGGCCTGAATTCAAGGACCGGGCGCGCGTCAAGAAGCTCGACGGCAAGGACGTGTACGGCTACTGGGCCGAGGATTTCACCCTGGCTGAACTCAAGACGCTGCGCGCCGTGGAGCGCCTGCCGCAGCTGCGGGGCCGGGCCTATGACGGCCGCTTCGAGATTCCCACGCTGGCGGAGATCATCGCGCTGGTCCGCGACGTCGAGGCGCGCACCGGCCGCAAGGTGGGCCTCTATCCCGAGACCAAGCACCCCACCTTCGTCACCCAGGCTGCCGGAATGAACATCAGCCAGCTGCTGATCGATACCCTCAAAAAGGAGAACTTCACCGACCCGGCGCGGGTATTTATCCAGTCGTTCGAGGTGGGCAACCTGAAGGAGCTCAGGACCCGGATCATGCCGGCTGCCGGGGTAAACCTGCCGCTGGTGCAGCTGATCAGTAGCCCCGACGAGGCTCCCTACGACTGGACAGCCGCAGGCGACAAACGCACCTACGGCGCCCTGACCTCCGACGTGGCCCTGAAGGAGATCGCAGGGTACGCGGCAGGAGTCGGCCCGTATAAGCGCTGGATCATCGATGACCAGGGGCGCACCACCGACTTCGTGTCGCGGGCGCACGATGCCGGGCTGCTGGTGCACCCCTGGACCTTCCGCAACGAGCCGACCTACCTGCTGCCGGACTATCAGAATGACCCGGAGGCCGAGATGCGTCAGGCGCTGCGTGCTGGCGTAGACGGCTTTTTTACCGACTTTCCCGCCACTGGTGCCCGGGTGGTGGGTCAGTACACGGTCCCCGAGGTCCGCAGCCCCCAGCATCATGCCTATGCGCAGGGTGTGAGCAGCGGCGCCGCGAACCTGCCCGGCAGCGGCGGCTTCGAGGGCCTGAACCTCAGCCCCGATGGACAGGGCCTGTACGCTCTGCTGGAAAAGACCGTCGCGGGGGACCTGCCCGGTCAGCTGCGGCTGATGCGCTTTGACCTGGGCCGCCGCCAGTGGACCCTGGCCGGCCGCTATGCGCTGGAACCGGCCGGGGAGGCCATCGGCGACCTCGCACCCGTCAACGACCACGAATATCTGGTGCTGGAGCGGGACAATGCCAGCGGCGAGGCGGCGAAACACAAGCGGGTCTATCTGTTCAACCTGCGCGAGAAGAACCCGGACGGCACCTTCAAAAAGACCCTGATCGCGGACCTGATGAACCTCCGCGACCCCCAGAAGCTGGCCCCAAGCACCACCGGCGGCGTGTTCTCCTTTCCCTACGTGACCATCGAGAACCTGCTGGTGCTGGACGCCCGGACCATCCTGGTGGCCAACGACAACAATTTCCCGGCCACGGGTGGGAGGGGACGCGAGGTCAGGGACGTCAGCGAGTTCCTGTGGATCGGGCTCGACGCGCCGCTGAAGTTCGCAGCAGGTGCAGGGCACCGCTCTGCTGTGCGGAAGTGA